One stretch of Brevibacillus laterosporus DNA includes these proteins:
- a CDS encoding amino acid adenylation domain-containing protein → MMPKIADSLLEVRKEWLNHFLKGVGALNLVPDYPRTVRNPMKKEKILFEIDKQTLSMIRIVARDNGVTLPICLLAVYSILLHKYTNQNELTIGLELTNNETNSAFVPMRFDFTNSYHFIELLASIYEESNSYMRDLDYASNQLPLDLQKVLKGSQVLYEAAMCMNEFLSDTLWKIGLEIKDISEERVTMAFVYNPTSYKRETISQMSQHFISIIKECMEHPEQYLCEMNMVSEQERQMIEGFHQTETLSSLPETFHAVFEKQVELTPEQPALVYESKILTYRELDQKANQWAHYLIEKHGLSKEMPVGVMMESSIEYIIAIFAIMKAGGAFVPIHASLPSERMMMFIQDASIKTVMTTSKYQEKLLQLQLNCPTLTTYITIDTEESYEKVNSNHTYEKVMIESYCSNRLHTDSRGHDLSYIIFTSGTTGKPKGVMIEHKGIPNMVLSFQSMIGEVSNNHRVTQFANISFDGTIAEIAYSLLVGGTLHIVPPEIVMNYLLFEQFLNDCEITTTFLPPAYLVNLNPERIKTVKNLIVAGATSSLATVEKWRRNFEYINGYGPTEATCATTLWKCPAEQSLEQYTSVPIGYPLKNYEVVILNPDHQLQPIGVPGELCIAGIGLSRGYLHMQDMTNEKFIPHPYKPDVTIYKTGDLARWLPDGKIECLGRMDHQVKIRGYRIEIEEIQNQIIKYPAIIEAVVLDKVDEDGDKVLVAYLVTRKNITLSEIRHMLSEKLPDFMIPDYFVQVQSIPLTPNEKVDRNALLQIKSNVESGMMYEGPANEIEERLSRMWKQILHLDQISVHDEFFMMGGNSLKGASLLQQIHLNFHVNVLISKLFEFQTIRKLSHYIMETEKQAHIYMEKVPEATYYLTSDEQKRMYALSAINPAATHYNIPHAVEIVGDLNISTLQSAFTSIVHRHDVFRTTFCLKNDELVQIVKDDVPFEMEVIQTTEPNVQEMISSFIRPFDLHKDVLIRTLLICLPNKRHVLLMDMHHIIFDGLSMSVLTKELAALYDRQELPSTKYQYKDYVYLKNKEFQLEKMGKQEAFWLENFAQNIPDLHLPIDYSRPSTLRFEGDRFIHTLDKELLGKLNVIAKDTGSTLFMVLLGAFYVLLTKYSNQEDIVIGTVSSGRTHPDTHALIGMFVNTLPLRMLPQKRKTVKEFLGEIKEYVGKVLDHQEYPFDQLVQKLHLQRDNSRNPLFDVLFTIENEKDTLLNLSGVTTVPYEIPTLVAKFDLALLAEQREEAFLLKWEYRTNLFSRETILRMSNHFTHVLEQLTTNLDIPIGSVELITKEEKEEILTVFNETYYPIHETNTFKERWEEQVRLTPNHTALVFEGKQLSYLEVNARANQLAISLRKKGVTPNAIVAIMAKPSFEMIIGLIGIVKSGAAFLSIDSEYPKDRIQYMLKDSRATILLTQSLLLKERNFSGEIILLDQQEETSGEAGYQNLESIHTEHDLAYVIYTSGSTGNPKGVMIEHKSLVNLCEWHNHHYHITARDRTTKYAGFGFDATVWEIFPTLMSGATLYILEEEARKDLHLLHTYMEENQITVAFLPTPICEQFMYVDNHSLRLVVTGGDKLKSYKKTNYTVANNYGPTENTVVTTSCFVQEGITNIPIGKPIYNTRAYVCNTENQLQPIGVEGELCISGSGLSKGYLYNEALTKEKFVDNPFRSGEKMYRTGDIVKWLPDGNLQYIGRIDRQAKIRGFRIELGEIENRLLQHQAVFETVVVLKDDKKNNPYLCAYMVLDGTSCSIEDIREYLREHLAEYMVPTYLIPLSSLQLTQNGKIDLQALPDPKVSRSKEEFIELPRNEVEKILTDVWKDILGIDEVGVNDHFFSMGGDSIKAIQISSRMHTYGMQVLVKDILEQHTIRKLQLFVKQKTVLEDQGEITGETSLTPIQTWLFEQPLEIIQHFNQSYLFYSSDGLEAEIIRSVFAHICKHHDGLRTRYRLDEITKKMVATVSDSDKDSFEFNSFPIKEIDDWQSYYVNQAEKLQASMDISKGPLVKIAHFQTMYGDYLLIVIHHLIVDAVSWRVLLDDFIQGYECLVKQQKWDFPQKSTSFKTWSTKILEYAKGDDLLKEVEYWKKQWSEATPLPLDYESEAHFAKHTGSVSCHLDKEQTESLLKKTNHAYNTEIGDILLTALSLSMKQWTGNDQTLVAMESHGREQIVDADVTRTIGWFTSVYPVLLSVDPSGEIGRSLKEIKEIIRKIPNKGIGFGLLAYQSREEIKQQFVGYNKPDVCFNYLGQFSQMNNQNFQLSTLSRGQEVHPDFNLGYNLILEGVIVEGELELHLYYNRKAFEEKTVQNLILHYQQNLLDIITHCMNKTETEITPSDCTSEDIDYETLEAVFDLFEK, encoded by the coding sequence ATGATGCCGAAAATAGCTGACTCATTGCTAGAAGTGCGAAAAGAGTGGCTTAATCATTTTCTTAAGGGCGTGGGTGCTCTCAATTTGGTGCCTGATTACCCAAGAACAGTAAGAAATCCCATGAAAAAAGAGAAGATTTTGTTTGAAATTGATAAACAAACGCTATCAATGATACGAATAGTGGCACGTGATAATGGGGTTACTCTACCCATATGTTTACTTGCGGTTTATAGTATTCTCCTACATAAATACACCAATCAAAACGAGCTTACAATTGGTTTGGAACTAACGAATAATGAAACAAATTCAGCTTTCGTACCGATGAGGTTTGATTTTACAAACTCTTATCATTTCATAGAATTATTAGCAAGTATTTATGAGGAAAGTAACTCTTACATGCGTGATTTAGATTATGCATCCAACCAACTCCCTTTAGATTTACAAAAGGTTCTAAAAGGTTCACAAGTTTTATATGAAGCGGCTATGTGCATGAATGAGTTTTTATCAGATACATTATGGAAAATTGGTTTAGAAATAAAGGATATTTCAGAAGAACGAGTGACAATGGCTTTTGTCTACAATCCTACGAGTTACAAGAGAGAAACCATTTCGCAAATGTCTCAACACTTTATTTCAATCATCAAAGAATGCATGGAACACCCAGAACAATATCTCTGTGAAATGAACATGGTAAGTGAACAAGAGAGACAAATGATAGAGGGTTTTCATCAAACAGAGACGCTATCTTCTTTACCAGAAACGTTTCATGCCGTGTTTGAAAAACAAGTGGAATTGACTCCTGAGCAACCAGCCCTTGTCTATGAAAGCAAAATTCTTACCTATCGGGAGTTAGATCAGAAGGCAAATCAATGGGCTCATTATCTGATAGAGAAACATGGTCTCTCAAAAGAAATGCCTGTGGGCGTTATGATGGAGAGTAGTATCGAATACATTATCGCGATTTTTGCCATTATGAAAGCTGGGGGAGCTTTTGTTCCTATCCATGCTTCTCTTCCAAGTGAACGTATGATGATGTTCATCCAAGATGCTTCGATTAAAACAGTGATGACAACAAGTAAATATCAAGAAAAGCTGTTGCAACTTCAATTGAATTGCCCCACTCTGACAACATATATAACGATAGATACTGAGGAATCTTATGAAAAAGTGAATTCAAATCATACGTACGAAAAAGTTATGATCGAATCATATTGTTCGAATCGGCTACATACCGACAGTAGAGGTCACGATCTTTCTTATATTATTTTTACATCTGGAACAACAGGAAAGCCGAAAGGAGTAATGATTGAGCACAAAGGAATTCCCAATATGGTACTATCATTCCAAAGTATGATAGGAGAAGTATCTAATAATCACAGGGTTACCCAATTTGCTAATATTTCTTTTGACGGAACCATCGCGGAAATTGCTTACTCCTTATTGGTCGGAGGAACTTTACATATTGTCCCGCCAGAGATTGTAATGAACTATCTCTTGTTCGAACAATTTCTTAATGATTGTGAGATAACAACAACCTTTCTTCCACCAGCTTATCTAGTCAATCTAAATCCGGAACGTATTAAAACTGTAAAAAACCTAATTGTTGCAGGGGCTACATCTAGTCTTGCTACTGTTGAAAAATGGAGACGAAATTTTGAATATATAAATGGGTATGGGCCAACAGAAGCAACATGTGCTACCACCCTATGGAAGTGTCCAGCAGAACAATCGCTTGAACAATATACTTCTGTTCCAATCGGTTATCCTCTCAAAAACTATGAGGTTGTCATCTTAAATCCTGATCATCAATTACAGCCTATTGGGGTGCCAGGGGAGCTTTGCATTGCGGGTATTGGACTGAGTAGAGGCTACCTACATATGCAAGACATGACAAATGAAAAGTTTATTCCTCATCCATATAAGCCAGACGTGACTATTTATAAAACAGGAGATTTGGCACGATGGTTACCAGATGGAAAAATTGAATGTCTCGGTCGAATGGATCATCAGGTTAAGATTAGAGGCTATCGCATAGAAATTGAAGAAATTCAGAACCAGATCATCAAATATCCAGCGATAATAGAAGCTGTAGTACTTGATAAAGTGGATGAGGATGGTGATAAAGTTTTAGTCGCCTATCTGGTAACAAGAAAGAACATCACCTTGTCAGAAATAAGACACATGCTATCAGAAAAGCTTCCAGATTTTATGATTCCTGATTACTTTGTTCAGGTTCAGTCAATTCCTTTGACTCCAAATGAAAAAGTAGATCGCAATGCTTTATTACAAATAAAGTCGAATGTTGAATCAGGAATGATGTATGAAGGACCTGCAAATGAAATAGAAGAACGGCTATCGCGTATGTGGAAACAAATTCTTCACCTTGACCAAATTAGTGTTCATGATGAGTTTTTTATGATGGGAGGTAATTCTCTAAAAGGAGCCTCTCTCTTGCAGCAAATCCATCTGAACTTCCATGTCAATGTACTTATCAGTAAATTGTTTGAATTCCAAACAATTAGAAAGTTATCTCATTACATTATGGAAACAGAGAAACAGGCTCATATCTATATGGAAAAAGTGCCAGAAGCTACTTATTACCTCACATCAGATGAACAAAAAAGGATGTATGCCCTTTCTGCCATTAACCCAGCAGCAACGCACTATAATATACCACATGCAGTTGAAATAGTAGGAGATTTGAATATCAGTACTCTTCAGTCAGCCTTTACAAGTATTGTACATAGGCACGATGTTTTCCGAACAACTTTTTGCCTGAAAAATGATGAGTTGGTTCAAATCGTAAAAGATGATGTTCCGTTTGAAATGGAGGTCATCCAAACTACAGAACCAAATGTACAGGAAATGATCTCTAGCTTTATCAGACCATTTGATTTGCATAAAGATGTCTTAATAAGAACTCTGCTGATTTGTTTACCTAATAAACGGCATGTACTTCTTATGGACATGCATCATATTATTTTTGATGGTTTATCTATGTCAGTACTGACGAAGGAGCTTGCAGCACTATACGACCGTCAAGAATTGCCTTCAACAAAATATCAGTATAAAGACTATGTTTACTTGAAAAATAAGGAATTTCAACTAGAAAAGATGGGAAAACAGGAAGCCTTCTGGTTAGAGAATTTTGCTCAGAACATCCCTGATTTACATCTTCCAATAGATTATTCTCGACCATCCACCCTAAGGTTTGAGGGAGATCGTTTCATACACACCTTGGATAAAGAACTGCTAGGGAAGCTTAATGTTATTGCAAAAGATACTGGTTCTACTCTTTTTATGGTATTACTTGGAGCATTTTATGTTCTTTTAACTAAATACTCGAATCAAGAAGATATCGTAATAGGGACCGTTTCGTCTGGTAGAACACATCCTGATACCCATGCTTTGATTGGTATGTTTGTAAATACATTACCATTACGCATGCTCCCTCAAAAAAGGAAAACAGTAAAAGAGTTTTTAGGGGAGATAAAGGAATATGTAGGGAAAGTCCTTGATCACCAAGAGTATCCTTTTGATCAGTTAGTTCAAAAATTACATCTACAACGAGATAATAGCAGAAACCCTTTGTTTGATGTTCTTTTTACAATCGAAAATGAAAAAGATACATTGCTCAACTTGAGTGGTGTAACTACCGTGCCTTATGAAATACCTACTCTTGTAGCTAAATTTGATCTGGCTCTACTAGCAGAACAGCGCGAGGAAGCATTCTTGTTAAAATGGGAATATCGTACCAACTTATTTTCCAGAGAAACGATTTTGCGCATGAGTAATCACTTTACACATGTGTTAGAACAACTGACTACCAATTTGGATATTCCTATTGGTTCAGTAGAGTTGATAACAAAAGAGGAAAAGGAGGAAATATTGACCGTTTTCAACGAGACGTACTATCCGATTCATGAAACTAATACCTTTAAAGAGAGATGGGAAGAGCAGGTACGATTAACTCCTAACCATACGGCTCTCGTTTTTGAGGGTAAGCAGCTTTCTTACTTGGAGGTAAATGCGCGTGCCAATCAGTTAGCGATATCTTTGAGGAAAAAGGGTGTTACACCTAATGCGATAGTTGCTATTATGGCTAAACCTTCTTTTGAAATGATTATTGGACTCATTGGTATTGTGAAAAGTGGGGCAGCATTTTTATCTATTGATTCAGAATATCCAAAAGATAGAATTCAATACATGCTAAAAGATAGCCGTGCCACTATCCTTCTTACTCAATCACTGTTACTGAAAGAAAGGAATTTCAGTGGTGAGATTATCTTATTAGATCAGCAAGAAGAGACTTCAGGAGAAGCAGGGTATCAAAACCTTGAATCGATTCATACTGAACATGATCTTGCATACGTCATTTACACATCTGGTTCCACTGGAAATCCCAAAGGAGTCATGATTGAACATAAATCACTGGTTAATCTGTGTGAATGGCATAATCATCATTATCACATAACAGCAAGAGATAGAACCACGAAGTATGCAGGCTTTGGTTTTGATGCAACTGTTTGGGAAATATTCCCTACTCTTATGAGCGGTGCCACCCTATACATCCTAGAGGAAGAGGCACGCAAAGATCTGCATCTCTTACATACCTACATGGAGGAAAATCAGATAACGGTTGCATTTCTGCCAACTCCAATATGTGAGCAGTTCATGTATGTAGATAATCACTCTCTTAGATTGGTAGTGACAGGTGGGGACAAGCTTAAATCCTATAAAAAGACAAATTATACGGTCGCAAACAACTACGGTCCTACAGAAAATACCGTTGTTACTACAAGTTGCTTTGTTCAGGAAGGGATAACAAACATCCCTATAGGAAAGCCCATTTATAATACGAGAGCTTATGTTTGTAATACAGAAAATCAGCTACAGCCTATCGGTGTTGAAGGAGAACTTTGCATCTCTGGTTCAGGACTCTCAAAGGGATATTTGTATAATGAAGCATTAACAAAAGAAAAATTTGTAGATAACCCCTTTCGATCAGGTGAAAAGATGTATCGTACAGGTGATATCGTCAAATGGCTGCCCGATGGTAATCTCCAATATATAGGACGGATTGATCGACAAGCTAAGATTAGAGGGTTCCGTATTGAATTGGGTGAGATTGAAAATAGGCTACTACAGCACCAAGCGGTATTTGAAACAGTTGTTGTGCTGAAAGACGATAAGAAAAACAATCCTTATTTATGTGCCTATATGGTTCTGGATGGAACAAGCTGTTCAATCGAGGACATTCGAGAATATTTACGTGAACATCTAGCTGAATACATGGTGCCTACCTATTTGATACCATTATCCAGCTTGCAGCTCACTCAAAATGGAAAAATTGATTTACAAGCTTTGCCCGATCCTAAAGTTTCTAGATCAAAGGAAGAATTCATAGAACTACCGAGGAATGAAGTAGAGAAAATTTTGACTGATGTTTGGAAAGACATCTTGGGAATTGATGAAGTAGGAGTTAATGACCACTTTTTTAGTATGGGTGGGGATTCCATTAAAGCGATCCAAATATCTTCACGAATGCACACATACGGTATGCAGGTCCTTGTTAAGGATATTTTAGAACAACACACTATTAGAAAATTGCAACTCTTCGTAAAGCAAAAAACAGTATTGGAAGATCAGGGAGAGATTACAGGTGAAACATCGCTTACTCCTATTCAAACGTGGTTGTTTGAGCAGCCTCTAGAGATTATTCAGCATTTCAATCAGTCTTACCTGTTTTATAGTTCAGATGGATTAGAAGCTGAGATCATCCGTAGTGTATTTGCACATATATGTAAGCATCATGATGGATTGCGCACAAGGTATCGTTTGGATGAAATAACCAAAAAAATGGTAGCTACAGTGTCCGATTCTGACAAAGACTCATTCGAATTCAACAGCTTTCCTATAAAAGAGATTGATGATTGGCAAAGCTACTATGTAAACCAAGCTGAAAAATTGCAAGCAAGCATGGATATTTCAAAAGGTCCATTAGTAAAGATAGCCCATTTTCAGACGATGTACGGGGATTATTTACTTATCGTTATTCATCATTTGATAGTGGATGCTGTTTCATGGAGAGTCTTACTTGATGATTTCATTCAAGGATATGAATGTCTTGTAAAGCAACAAAAATGGGATTTTCCTCAAAAAAGTACCTCTTTTAAGACATGGTCAACAAAAATTCTGGAGTATGCCAAGGGAGATGATCTCTTAAAGGAAGTAGAGTATTGGAAGAAACAATGGAGTGAAGCTACTCCGTTGCCACTTGATTACGAGTCGGAAGCCCATTTTGCCAAACATACCGGTTCAGTTTCGTGTCACTTGGATAAGGAGCAGACAGAGAGTTTACTCAAAAAAACAAACCATGCTTATAACACAGAAATTGGGGATATTTTGCTGACAGCTTTATCGTTATCCATGAAACAATGGACAGGAAATGATCAAACACTGGTTGCTATGGAGAGCCATGGCAGGGAGCAGATTGTCGATGCAGATGTAACTAGAACAATTGGGTGGTTTACTTCGGTATACCCTGTATTAC
- a CDS encoding thioesterase yields the protein MKLFCIPFAGGSAVMYDRWQKLIQCEIGFDQNQLEIVPLELPGRGKKMRIPPLDDLDSCVEHLYESIKGYLQEPYAIFGHSMGSLLAFELCRYLRKMGDQSPVHVFFSGRKAPQHANQDKIYHDLPEQEFLQEVYKYGGTTKQAFENKELLQLFLPILRADFKMIETYDYLDKREKLDCDISVLSGDCDYGTSMDNLKSWQEITRGTCKFRTFSGSHFFINEVTEDVVGYIYASLKEPLKM from the coding sequence ATGAAATTGTTTTGCATCCCGTTCGCCGGGGGATCTGCTGTAATGTATGATCGATGGCAAAAGTTAATTCAGTGTGAAATTGGATTTGATCAAAATCAGCTAGAAATTGTTCCGCTCGAGTTACCAGGAAGAGGTAAAAAGATGCGAATTCCTCCCTTAGATGACCTAGACAGTTGTGTTGAGCATTTATACGAATCTATAAAGGGATATTTACAAGAGCCATATGCAATTTTTGGTCATAGTATGGGTAGCTTGTTGGCTTTTGAATTGTGTCGATATCTCAGAAAGATGGGAGACCAAAGTCCTGTACATGTTTTTTTCTCAGGACGTAAAGCACCTCAACATGCTAATCAGGACAAAATCTATCACGACCTACCAGAACAGGAATTTCTTCAGGAAGTATATAAGTACGGTGGAACGACTAAACAAGCTTTCGAAAATAAGGAGCTTTTACAATTGTTTTTGCCCATTCTGAGAGCTGATTTTAAAATGATTGAAACTTATGACTATTTGGATAAACGCGAAAAGCTAGATTGTGATATTTCCGTTTTATCAGGGGACTGTGACTACGGAACATCGATGGATAATCTTAAATCATGGCAGGAGATTACTAGAGGTACATGCAAGTTCCGTACGTTCTCAGGTAGTCATTTTTTCATAAATGAGGTGACGGAGGATGTGGTAGGGTATATCTATGCGTCACTTAAGGAGCCTTTAAAAATGTAG
- a CDS encoding DHA2 family efflux MFS transporter permease subunit, producing MKSEEVQSSNHSNLVLLGLILGMFITSLDQTIVATAIPTVVAELGGLTSYVWAFSAYMIAEIVTMPIFGKLSDMFGRKRLFMIGLSVFILASIIAGCATNMMQLIIARALQGVGGGALMPIAFTIVFEIFPPEKRSKMQGLLGAVYALSSILGPVIGGYFTDFLNWRWIFFINLPIGLFAVALLYNFYAETFNAKKHRIDWWGMLFLILSMLCIMLALELGGKQVAWSSPIILGMIAGFMLFLILFIIVEKRAIDPIISLSFFKDRLFTISQGIGFIQGALMISTISFIPLYIQVVSGGSATSAGHIITPMMLGVIISSVIGGKLIEVLTYRSALLISNGIVLLAMFLLSTLQMGDSQWLIILYMTLSGCGFGIAIPILFTSSAHSLDASHRGTINSLLSFFRIIGSTLGVTVLGFIQLSHLQNALQIIAPGKHIDPEVLLQPELQKQFSENIVSQLVLAFSDSIVIIFNVSVVIAFVVLVLGLFIGKERAPISPPDQEEQTQVETA from the coding sequence ATGAAAAGCGAAGAGGTTCAATCCTCAAATCACAGCAATCTAGTCTTGCTTGGATTGATTTTAGGTATGTTCATTACGTCATTGGATCAAACAATTGTTGCAACAGCCATTCCAACAGTTGTAGCAGAACTCGGTGGGTTGACCAGTTATGTTTGGGCATTTTCGGCTTACATGATTGCAGAAATAGTCACTATGCCTATCTTCGGAAAATTGTCCGATATGTTTGGGAGAAAAAGATTGTTCATGATAGGTTTATCTGTATTTATTTTAGCCTCTATTATAGCTGGTTGCGCGACCAATATGATGCAGCTAATCATAGCTAGGGCTCTTCAAGGAGTTGGCGGTGGGGCTTTAATGCCAATTGCTTTTACTATTGTCTTCGAGATATTTCCTCCAGAAAAGCGGTCTAAAATGCAAGGATTGCTTGGAGCTGTGTATGCGTTGTCTAGTATACTAGGTCCTGTTATTGGCGGATATTTCACCGATTTTCTTAACTGGAGATGGATATTCTTTATTAACCTTCCTATTGGTCTATTTGCTGTAGCCCTTCTATACAATTTTTATGCTGAAACATTCAATGCTAAAAAACATCGTATTGATTGGTGGGGAATGTTATTTCTTATCCTGTCCATGCTCTGCATCATGTTAGCTCTAGAATTAGGTGGCAAGCAAGTGGCGTGGAGTTCCCCTATCATTCTTGGTATGATTGCTGGATTTATGTTGTTCCTTATCTTATTTATCATTGTTGAAAAAAGAGCGATCGATCCTATCATTTCACTCTCGTTCTTTAAAGATCGACTTTTTACCATAAGCCAAGGTATTGGTTTTATACAAGGTGCTTTGATGATTTCTACTATTTCTTTTATTCCGCTCTATATTCAAGTAGTATCGGGAGGGTCCGCCACCAGCGCTGGTCATATCATAACCCCGATGATGCTTGGCGTGATCATCAGTTCAGTGATTGGCGGAAAATTGATAGAAGTACTTACATATCGTAGTGCATTGCTCATCTCTAATGGTATCGTACTTTTAGCCATGTTTTTATTAAGTACTTTACAAATGGGCGATTCCCAGTGGCTTATCATTCTCTACATGACTTTATCAGGATGTGGATTCGGTATCGCTATCCCGATTCTTTTTACATCATCCGCTCACTCGCTTGATGCTTCTCACCGTGGAACGATTAATTCTTTGCTCTCTTTCTTTAGAATTATTGGCTCTACATTAGGTGTCACAGTTCTCGGCTTCATACAGCTTTCCCATCTACAAAATGCCCTTCAAATCATTGCACCTGGAAAACATATTGATCCAGAAGTCCTTTTACAACCAGAGCTACAGAAGCAATTCTCTGAGAACATTGTTTCTCAACTAGTTCTTGCTTTTTCCGATTCTATTGTAATTATCTTCAATGTTTCTGTTGTCATTGCCTTTGTAGTCTTAGTACTTGGATTGTTTATAGGTAAAGAAAGGGCGCCTATTTCTCCCCCAGATCAAGAAGAGCAAACACAAGTAGAAACTGCTTAA
- a CDS encoding AMP-dependent synthetase, producing the protein MNIIEIVRPHFQKRPNAVAIQDMYERGTRQLTFADLDKRSAQVAGIFKKQGLQAGDAVLLFYPMSIELYITLVAVFRLGLIAMFLDPSAGKDHIERCCVLNPPKALIASPRAQLLRLLSPAIRKIPRKFVIGKRLPGAISLTTQTNANPYCEYHSCSHDTPALITFTSGSTGEPKATVRTHGFLVAQYEVLQHNLDMQSGAIDMTTLPIFTLCNLGAGMMSIIPNGDLRRPGAIEPGPVIAQLKKHHAQRIVASPAFFEQLLGHCEKHGIVLPELTYIFSGGGPVFPRLMSRLQKIAPNARINAVYGSTEAEPIAEVNWNEIHSSDLESIRSGNGLLVGTPVPEVQVRIIRHQWGKPMGSFSAAEFENICLTNGEAGEIVVTGPHVLTGYLHGRGDEETKFRVDGTVWHRTGDAGYFDQSGRLWLLGRVAARIRDERGILYPFAVESVLSFDESIGRTALAQYRGRRVLIIERSSKRYMTTELTELLNWAHIDAILYMNQIPVDKRHNAKVDYGLLSKALEQGNFEQLTISV; encoded by the coding sequence ATGAATATCATTGAAATTGTAAGACCTCATTTTCAAAAACGTCCAAACGCCGTAGCGATACAGGATATGTACGAAAGGGGGACCCGTCAACTAACTTTTGCCGACCTAGACAAACGTTCTGCTCAAGTGGCAGGTATTTTTAAGAAACAGGGGTTGCAGGCGGGTGATGCGGTTCTGCTCTTTTATCCGATGTCGATTGAATTGTACATAACCTTAGTAGCAGTCTTCAGACTCGGGTTGATTGCGATGTTTCTAGATCCATCTGCTGGAAAGGATCATATTGAACGATGCTGTGTACTGAACCCACCTAAAGCGTTGATCGCAAGCCCAAGAGCACAGCTATTGAGGCTATTATCTCCAGCAATTCGGAAGATTCCGCGCAAATTTGTTATCGGAAAGAGATTGCCTGGAGCCATTTCCTTGACCACACAAACTAATGCAAATCCGTACTGTGAGTATCACTCATGTTCTCATGACACGCCCGCTCTAATTACCTTTACCAGTGGCAGCACCGGAGAACCAAAGGCTACAGTGCGAACACACGGATTTTTAGTTGCGCAATACGAAGTACTTCAGCACAATCTCGACATGCAATCAGGCGCAATCGACATGACAACGCTACCCATTTTTACCCTGTGCAATCTCGGTGCTGGAATGATGAGCATTATTCCGAATGGAGACTTACGCAGACCTGGAGCAATTGAACCTGGTCCCGTTATCGCACAGCTCAAGAAACACCATGCGCAGAGAATTGTAGCTTCACCTGCGTTCTTTGAACAGCTCTTGGGGCACTGTGAAAAGCATGGCATCGTCCTACCTGAGCTTACATATATCTTCAGTGGTGGCGGACCAGTATTCCCACGGCTCATGTCACGCTTACAAAAGATTGCACCTAATGCACGCATAAACGCTGTATATGGGTCAACGGAAGCAGAGCCCATCGCAGAAGTAAATTGGAACGAGATCCATTCTTCTGATCTTGAATCAATCAGGTCGGGTAACGGTCTTTTAGTGGGAACCCCCGTTCCAGAGGTTCAAGTGCGTATTATTCGCCATCAGTGGGGCAAGCCAATGGGATCTTTTTCTGCCGCAGAATTCGAAAACATCTGCCTGACTAATGGGGAAGCCGGGGAAATTGTTGTCACAGGGCCACATGTACTTACCGGGTATTTGCATGGAAGGGGAGATGAGGAGACGAAATTTCGAGTTGATGGAACAGTCTGGCACCGGACTGGAGATGCCGGATATTTCGACCAATCGGGAAGATTATGGCTTTTGGGACGAGTAGCCGCACGTATTCGAGATGAAAGAGGGATATTGTACCCGTTTGCCGTGGAAAGCGTGCTGTCGTTCGACGAATCGATCGGGCGAACAGCCTTAGCCCAATATCGCGGTCGTCGTGTGTTAATTATTGAAAGGAGTAGTAAGAGGTACATGACCACTGAATTGACCGAATTGCTTAATTGGGCACATATCGATGCCATTCTCTATATGAATCAGATCCCAGTAGACAAGAGGCACAATGCAAAAGTGGATTATGGTCTTTTGAGCAAGGCGTTGGAGCAAGGAAATTTTGAGCAACTAACTATTTCCGTTTGA